The Cronobacter sakazakii genome has a window encoding:
- a CDS encoding metal-dependent hydrolase: MTAEGHLLFSIACAVFAKNAELTPVLAQGDWWHIVPSAILTCLLPDIDHPKSFLGQRLKWISKPVARMFGHRGFTHSLLAVFGGLTLFLLKVPETWILPADALQGLVLGYLSHILADMITPAGVPLLWPCRWRFRLPLLYPQKGNQLERVLCMALFVWAVWMPQSMTDSSAMKWSSAAINSLQNTFNRFIHHQMEQ, translated from the coding sequence ATGACGGCGGAAGGCCACCTGCTTTTTTCGATTGCCTGCGCGGTATTTGCCAAAAATGCCGAGCTGACCCCTGTGCTGGCGCAGGGCGACTGGTGGCATATTGTTCCCTCCGCCATTCTCACCTGCCTGTTGCCGGATATCGATCACCCGAAGTCGTTCCTGGGGCAGCGGCTAAAGTGGATATCAAAACCCGTGGCACGGATGTTCGGCCACCGGGGGTTTACGCACAGCCTGCTGGCGGTCTTCGGCGGGCTGACGCTGTTTCTTCTGAAAGTGCCGGAAACCTGGATACTGCCTGCCGATGCCCTGCAAGGGCTGGTGCTTGGCTATCTCAGCCATATTCTCGCCGATATGATAACGCCCGCCGGCGTGCCGCTATTGTGGCCCTGCCGCTGGCGCTTTCGCCTGCCGTTACTCTACCCGCAAAAAGGCAATCAGCTTGAGCGCGTGTTATGCATGGCGCTCTTTGTCTGGGCGGTGTGGATGCCGCAAAGCATGACCGATAGCAGCGCAATGAAATGGTCGTCGGCCGCCATTAATTCTCTGCAAAACACCTTTAATCGCTTTATTCATCACCAGATGGAACAGTAA
- the kduD gene encoding 2-dehydro-3-deoxy-D-gluconate 5-dehydrogenase KduD — translation MLETFSLAGKVAMVTGCNTGLGQGMALGLAAAGCDIAGISRRPARETAAKVHALGRRFVAIDADLATAPVQPLVTEAVDALGRIDILVNNAGIIRRDDALDFSEKDWDDVMDLNLKALFFLSQAIARQFIAQGSGGKIINVASMLSFQGGIRVPSYTASKSGVLGLTRLLANEWAPYGINVNGIAPGYMATNNTQALREDAERNEEILARIPAGRWGTPEDLQGPVIFLASKASDYVNGYTLAVDGGWLAR, via the coding sequence ATGCTGGAGACATTCTCGCTTGCCGGAAAAGTGGCGATGGTAACCGGTTGCAATACCGGGCTTGGGCAAGGCATGGCGCTTGGGCTCGCCGCCGCCGGATGCGATATCGCAGGCATCAGCCGCCGTCCTGCGCGGGAGACCGCCGCGAAAGTCCACGCGCTGGGCCGCCGTTTTGTCGCGATTGACGCGGATTTAGCCACGGCACCGGTACAGCCGCTCGTCACCGAGGCCGTCGACGCGCTGGGGCGTATCGATATTCTGGTCAACAACGCCGGGATCATCCGGCGGGACGACGCGCTCGATTTCAGCGAAAAAGACTGGGACGACGTGATGGATCTCAACCTGAAGGCGCTGTTCTTCCTCTCTCAGGCCATTGCCAGGCAGTTCATTGCTCAGGGCAGCGGCGGCAAAATCATTAACGTCGCCTCCATGCTCTCTTTTCAGGGCGGCATTCGTGTGCCTTCCTACACCGCGTCGAAAAGCGGCGTGCTCGGCCTGACACGGCTGCTCGCCAACGAATGGGCACCGTATGGCATCAATGTTAACGGCATCGCACCGGGCTATATGGCGACCAACAATACGCAGGCGCTGCGCGAGGATGCCGAACGCAATGAGGAAATTCTGGCGCGTATTCCGGCAGGCCGCTGGGGAACGCCGGAAGATTTACAGGGGCCGGTGATTTTTCTCGCCTCAAAGGCATCGGATTATGTGAACGGTTATACCCTGGCGGTGGACGGCGGCTGGCTCGCCCGCTGA